From a region of the Thiomicrorhabdus sp. genome:
- the nfo gene encoding deoxyribonuclease IV translates to MQILCQLIPYKINFGKMLSHNPFLVQLIIQGNLIMKYIGAHVSAAGGVENAPIRAHEIGATAFALFTKNQRQWVAKPLSEKSIDDFKANCEKYGYGVNQILPHDSYLINLGHPDLDKRQKSLDAFIDELERCQQLGINRLNFHPGSHLREISEEKCMDFIAESINFALDQTQGVIAVLENTAGQGSNLGYKHEQLAYIIDKVEDKTRIGVCIDTCHAYAAGYDLKNDYTGVMADFEKVVGFEYLKGMHLNDSKAKLGQKLDRHHSLGEGEIGWPMFKELMQDERIDNIPMTLETINPDIWRDEIKQLQAWLPAK, encoded by the coding sequence ATGCAGATTTTGTGCCAACTCATACCGTATAAAATAAATTTTGGTAAAATGCTCAGCCATAACCCATTTCTTGTTCAATTGATTATTCAAGGTAACCTCATTATGAAATACATTGGTGCCCATGTTTCGGCTGCTGGCGGAGTAGAAAATGCCCCAATAAGAGCCCATGAAATTGGGGCGACTGCATTTGCATTGTTTACCAAAAATCAACGTCAATGGGTTGCAAAACCACTTTCTGAAAAAAGTATTGATGACTTTAAAGCTAACTGCGAAAAATATGGTTACGGAGTTAATCAAATTCTGCCACATGATAGTTATCTCATTAACCTTGGTCACCCTGATTTGGATAAACGCCAAAAATCTTTAGATGCATTTATTGATGAACTTGAACGCTGTCAGCAACTTGGCATTAATCGTTTAAATTTTCATCCTGGTAGCCATTTACGAGAGATTTCAGAAGAAAAGTGTATGGACTTTATTGCTGAATCAATCAACTTTGCTTTAGACCAAACTCAAGGTGTGATTGCGGTATTAGAAAACACCGCTGGACAAGGTTCAAACTTGGGTTACAAGCATGAACAACTTGCTTATATTATTGACAAGGTTGAAGATAAAACCCGCATTGGAGTATGTATAGATACTTGCCATGCCTACGCCGCTGGCTATGATTTAAAAAATGATTACACAGGTGTTATGGCTGACTTTGAAAAGGTTGTAGGTTTTGAATATTTAAAAGGCATGCACCTCAATGATTCAAAAGCTAAGTTAGGACAAAAACTCGACCGCCATCATAGTTTAGGCGAAGGTGAGATTGGCTGGCCGATGTTTAAAGAGCTTATGCAAGATGAGCGTATTGATAATATCCCCATGACTTTAGAGACCATTAATCCTGATATTTGGAGAGATGAAATTAAACAACTCCAGGCCTGGTTACCTGCTAAGTAA